From the genome of Geothrix sp. 21YS21S-4, one region includes:
- a CDS encoding MFS transporter — protein MSQPSAGGKYAFPATYWNANVTELFERAAYYSMASFIVIYLGRLGLGDYWPSTLNGILWFLVYFLPILSGTIADQIGFRRSLLMACVLLVGGYFLMGYPVWFGGHVLALQAGKDVTAGAGVMVPVALAILLVGIGGSFVKPCIAGTVQRTHMGKATLAFAIFYMVINVGSVFGRLTAFFVRTKLGKLDTIFIVSMVAAVLAFLVVLLLYRDPEPAVDPAKPKRTVGEVLLGIFKVLRSGRFTMFMLVSSGFYFIYNQVYNVLPLYVKKTVELSPAMDLYTMANPITIVVFQLLITKLFGKLPPIKSIIVGTVIIGLSMLINVAPLFMAGGVTAGVLLPVGSLFIILTVALIAFGELFASSRLYEYLGSLAPKGQEGLFLGYANLPMAIGSLVGGPAGAWLFNRVMCAGAEKQADGLLKLDSKAAATGWIILTLFGLGSALSLWIYNRWLQKQS, from the coding sequence ATGAGCCAGCCATCCGCCGGTGGGAAATATGCCTTTCCCGCGACTTATTGGAACGCGAATGTTACGGAATTGTTCGAACGCGCGGCCTACTACTCGATGGCCAGCTTCATCGTCATCTACCTGGGCCGGCTGGGCCTCGGCGACTACTGGCCCAGCACCCTCAACGGGATCCTCTGGTTCCTCGTCTACTTCCTTCCCATCCTGAGCGGGACCATCGCGGATCAGATCGGCTTCCGCCGCAGCCTCCTGATGGCCTGCGTCCTGCTGGTGGGCGGCTACTTCCTGATGGGCTATCCGGTGTGGTTCGGCGGGCATGTCCTCGCGCTCCAGGCCGGAAAGGACGTCACCGCGGGCGCGGGCGTGATGGTGCCTGTGGCGCTGGCGATCCTGCTGGTGGGAATCGGCGGTTCCTTCGTGAAGCCCTGCATCGCGGGCACCGTGCAGCGCACGCACATGGGCAAGGCGACGCTGGCCTTCGCGATCTTCTACATGGTGATCAACGTCGGCAGCGTGTTCGGCCGCCTCACGGCCTTCTTCGTGCGCACGAAACTGGGGAAGCTCGACACCATCTTCATCGTGTCGATGGTGGCGGCCGTCCTGGCCTTCCTCGTGGTCCTGCTCCTCTACCGCGATCCCGAGCCCGCCGTGGATCCCGCCAAACCCAAGCGCACGGTGGGAGAGGTTCTCCTCGGCATCTTCAAGGTGCTGCGGAGCGGCCGCTTCACGATGTTCATGCTGGTGAGCAGCGGCTTCTACTTCATCTACAACCAGGTCTACAACGTCCTGCCCCTCTACGTGAAGAAGACCGTGGAGCTGAGCCCCGCCATGGACCTCTACACCATGGCCAACCCCATCACCATCGTCGTGTTCCAGCTGCTCATCACGAAGTTGTTCGGGAAGCTGCCGCCCATCAAATCCATCATCGTGGGCACGGTGATCATCGGCCTCTCCATGCTCATCAACGTGGCGCCCCTGTTCATGGCCGGGGGCGTGACGGCCGGCGTCCTCCTGCCCGTCGGCAGCCTGTTCATCATCCTGACGGTGGCGCTGATCGCCTTCGGAGAGCTGTTCGCCTCCAGCCGCCTCTACGAGTACCTCGGCTCCCTCGCGCCCAAGGGCCAGGAGGGCCTGTTCCTCGGCTACGCCAACCTGCCCATGGCCATCGGCAGCCTGGTGGGCGGCCCCGCGGGCGCGTGGCTGTTCAACCGCGTGATGTGCGCCGGCGCGGAAAAGCAGGCGGACGGCCTCCTGAAGCTGGATTCCAAAGCCGCCGCCACCGGCTGGATCATCCTCACCCTCTTCGGCCTCGGCAGCGCGCTCAGCCTGTGGATCTACAACCGCTGGCTGCAGAAGCAGAGTTGA